The stretch of DNA ATGTCACCAAAGCCGCAGAATTACTGCATCTGTTTGTTGATGACAGTATCGACGATAATCAACCATTTGCAACGGTTAGGCAACAAGCATTAAGTGTAATGAATAACCAAGATATAGAAACGCTATGCCTGTACTTAAAAAAGCAAAAACGCACGGTAGAAGAATATCAATGGCAATATTATGATGATCAAAACGGGTTAATTGAGCAGTTATTAAGGCCCGTGTTTCTATGTCTTGAATGCCAAGCAGGTAAAGGCTCAGAAGCATTAGTGACCCAGCTCAAAACCACAAAAACAGAACTATTAGCAGGTAATACATTGCAAACAATGGATAGTACACTTATCCAACAAAAACATCGTCCATGGTTAATTAACAAGGATGTTGTTCATCCACAGCGATACGAATGGTTGCTTTACCGTCAACTGGCTTCTCGGCTTAATGGTCGAATTTACTTATCAAACGTCACTAAATATCGTGCGCTAGAAGACGACTTAATTGCATCGTCAATACAGCCTGATCTATTGGCATCATCAACATTGGAAAAGCTAAAGCAGCCGATTCAGAAGCTACTGCAAGTAAAACAAATACGCTTAACAACATCCCTAGAAGATGTTGCTCGTCACATTGATAATGGTGATAACCGCAATGTGATCATGAAGAGCCGAAGTGGCACACGATGGCGACTGCCAGTTAAAGGCTCCCAATCACTTGTCAACAACCCTTTCTTTAAACAAATGATCCCCGTCAGTATTGCTGATGTGTTGCGTTATGTTGAACAAGAAACCAACTTTATGCAATGCTTCGCACACGTGCTGCCAATACAAAAACAAGTAGACGCCAATCAGGATGATTTATTGGCTATTCTAATTGCGAATGCGACACATCGCGGCGTATATGGGATGGCACAAATATCTGATCGCAGTTATGAGCATCTAAGCACTATACAAGCTAATTATATTAGGCCTGAAACCTTGCAAGAGGCTAGTGATATCATCAATAACGCAGTAGCGGCACTCCCTATTTTCCGCCACTATCACATCCAAGAAGACGTCCTGCACGCCAGTACCGATGGGCAAAAATTTGAAACTCACCTTGAGACTTTTAAAACTCGCTACTCCTCGAAATACTTCGGCACCAACAAAGGTATTACGGCCATGACGTTAGTTGCCAATCATAGTGCGTTAAATGCCCGTATCATAGGATCTAATGAGCATGAGTCCCATTATATTTACGACTTACTACAATTGATCCGCTCCAGCTGTTTTGGACACTGAGTTAAGTGAGTACAATCACTAACGAGGTGAACAATGACAACTAAGAAAACTAGAATTAAACATTCCCCTGAATTTAAAGCAGAAGCCCTAAAACTAGCAGAGAGAGTGGGAGTAGCTGCGGCTGCAAGGCAGCTTTCTTTACATGAATCTCAAATCTACGGGTGGCGGAAGAACTCGAAGAAAGACACCAATACTAGTCAGCGAGAACAAGAGCTAGCCGCAGAGGTTGCCAAGCTCAAAAGGCAGTTGGCTGAGCAAGCAGAAGAGCTAGAAATTGTAAAAAAGGCCGCCACCTACTTCGCGAAAAATCTAAAGTAAATTGCTACGAATTTATGCTCGAACACCTGATGTACTTCAATATTGTACGTATGGCTAAGGTATTCGGGGTATCCCGAAGTGGGTTTTATTACTGGGTTAAACATCGCCATAAGGCTAGCCAACGCGAGGCAGTTCGCCAAGAGCTTGATACAAAGGTCAAAGAAGCTTTTGATAACAGCAAAGGCCGAGATGGCTCAAGGCGAATCCAAAAAGAACTGTCTGAGAGCGGTGATAACCACAATGTGAAAACCATTGCGGCCAGTATGAAGCGTCAAGATTTAACGCCGAAAGCGGCACGTAAATTTAAGTGCACGACAGACAGCAAGCATCAAATGCCAGTTGCTCCAAACTTGCTGGCTCAGAACTTTAACGCAGCGGCTCCGAATGAAAAATGGGCGGGAGACATCACCTATGTTGCGACAAGCGAAGGCTGGTTGTACTTGGCAGTAATTATTGACCTTTACTCAAGACAAGTAATCGGATGGTCTATGGATACCAGAATGACGGCTACGCTGGTCTGTGATGCTCTATCAATGGCTTTGTTCCGTCGCGAATTTCCTGAGCAGGTTATCGTTCATAGTGATCGAGGTAGTCAGTACTGCTCAAAAGATTATCGAGACCTCATAACTGTTTATAATCTAAAGCAAAGTATGAGTAGGAAAGGAAACTGCTGGGACAATGCTTGTGTTGAGAGCTTCTTCCATTCGATGAAAGTTGAAGCGATCCAATATGAGCCGATTATGACGAGAGACCAGATGCGTCAAACGATCTTCGAGTACATAGAGGTTGATTATAATCGGACAAGAAGGCACAGTGCTCTTGGGTATCTAAGCCCTGTTAACTTTGAACAGCAAAATGTCGCTTAATGAAGTGTCCAGTCTGGCTGGAGCAGATCAAATCTAATACTAGTGATCTTAAGCCAGATGTCCTCTCAACCGACACCCATGGTGTTAATCATGTTAATTATGCCTTATTGGATTTATGCGGTTATAGTTTTGCGCCTAGGTATGCTCAGTTCACCAGTGTGATCAATGACCTATTTAACGTAACTGAAAGCGACGACGGAAACACGCATCTGGCGCTGAAAAAGCCGATAAAAATGAATGTGATTGAAGAAGGCTGGCAGGATATTCAGCGTATTGTGTTATCCCTTCAAGAAAAACGCACAACACAGGCATTGCTAGTACGCAAATTATCTGGTTATCCATCTAGACACCCTATATTACAAGCATTAACGGAATATAATAGGCTCATCAAAGCCCAATATTTACTTGATTATATTGATGATGCAAGTCTGCGCCAATATGTTCAACGAGCACTGAACCGAGGCGAAGCCTGGCATTTCCTCAGGCGAGCTATTGCATCGGTCAATCGTGACCAGTTCCGTGGAAAAAACGAATCAGAAATAGTCGTCTGGAACGAGTGTGCCCGTTTGACGGCAAATGCTATTATCTACTTTAACTCGATGATCCTAAGTCATCTATTACTGCACTTTGAAGAAGTTGGTGACGAGGAAAAAGCAGCAATAACTCGACAAGTATCACCCGTTGCATGGCAGAACATTAATCTGAGCGGCACTTATCAGTTCGCTAGTAACCGCAAACTACCTGATTTACAGGAAATAACTAGGCCTATTGTTGAAAATGAAGTCTAAAATGAAAGGTAACCCAGCTCCACAAGCCATTAACTGCGAGGGTTGTGGCGATTTATGTTACTTTAGAGGGGAAAATCCCTAGAACCCCGTTTTGGGAAGTTATGACCGGTTAAAAGGATCATTGAGATCAATCGCTTTTGGGATTAATCTATTTCCCAGATGTGAAAAAACCAGCTTTGGCGAGCTGGCTTTTCGGAGTACTCAAACGATTTCACAACCCGTTAAGTCCTTTCATGATAGCCATCCTAAATGGCTAGGGTACTCCCTGCGAAAGAGCAGGGAGGGGAATAGCCAAAGGTGCGATAGCACCTTAATGCGGTCTATCCTGTTGTTCGATGTACTGGCGAATAACAGTTAGTGGCGCACCTCCGCATGTTCCAGCAAAGTAAGAACGACTCCAAAGAACATTCTTACCAAACGCCCCTGCCACATCATTAAACTCTCTACGAATCCTGCGTGAACTGGTTGCTTTTAACGAGTTAACCAGTTTTGCAACGCTAGGTGTTTTCGGGGATGTTGATATTAATAAGTGAACATGATCAGGCTCTCCGTTAAATTCCTTTAACTCCGCATCAAAACCCAAGCAAAGCTCTCTAAAAGTCGCCTCAAGGCTTTGTAAGTGCAAATCTCCAAATACTTTTCTCCTGTATTTTGTTACGAAAACGAGGTGTAAATGTAGTGAATAACAACTGTGCCGACCTTTATTAAATTCTTCACTCACTGATATTGCCTTTTCGTTGCAAATACTTATAATAAATACATTATCATTCTACACACTGATTGTCATGTTGATACGTAAAGCATACAAGTTTCGACTAGAGCCTACTGCTGCTCAAGCGGCTAGGCTTGCTGTGCTTTGCGGTCATGCTCGATTTGTGTGGAACCAAGGCTTGCGTTACTGCGTAGATAAGCTGGAGTCTGGCGAGAAGATCCCAAGTGCTTTTGAGCTTAATAAACTGGTGACGCAGTGGAAAAAAGAAGAAGACCTTACTTGGCTCAAAGAGGCGTACACCGATAACCTACAGCAAAAACTTAAAGATTTGCATGGTGCTTGGATGCGATGCTTCGACAAGTCACTAGCGGCTGATAAGCCTAGATTTAAGAAAAAAGGCAAAAACCAAGACTCAATTCGCTTTGTTAACTTCAACAAATACTGCGAGCTAGACGGTAAGCGAGTGAAACTACCAAGCAAGCTCGGTTGGTTGAAGTTTCGCAAGTCTCAAGAAGTGCAAGGCAACATCAAGAACTGCACCGTGAGCTTTAAATCAGGTCACTGGTATATCTCGTTCCAAGTAGAGCAAGATATTGATGAGCCTAAGCATAACACTACATCTGCCGTTGGTATTGATATGGGCGTTGCCAAGTTCATCACGCTGTCTGACGGCTCGCACCTAAAACCGCTTAACGCATTTCGCAAGCATGAAAAACGCTTGGCTATCGAGCAGCGCAAGCTATCAAGAAAAGTTAAATTTTCCGCCAACTGGATGAAGCAGAAAGCCAAAATTCAAAAGCTACACACTCTCATTGCGAATTGCCGCAAGGACTACCTACACAAAGCCTCAAATCAAATCAGCAAGAATCACGCAATGATAGCGATTGAGGACTTACGTGTATCTAATATGTCTAAATCATCGAAAGGCAATGCAGAAGAACACGGCAAGAACGTGAAAGCCAAGTCAGGGCTGAACAAATCAATACTCGATCAAGGTTGGTATGAGTTCAGAAGACAACTTGAGTATAAGCAGTTATGGAATGGCGGCTTAGTTGTTGCTGTACCAGCTCAATACACAAGCCAAACCTGCCCTTGCTGTAGTCATGTATCGAGAGAAAACCGCAAGACACAAGCTCATTTTGAGTGTGTCGAGTGTGGTTACATCAACAATGCGGATATTGTTGGTGCATTAAATATTTTAGAGCGGGGACACCGCTTGTTAGCCTGTGGAGAGTCGGCGTTAGCCACTTGATGAATCAGGAACTTGCACCTAAAGCAATTTAGCGTGCGCCCTAGTAATGGGAATCCCCCTGCGACTTAGCAGGGGGAGGATGTCAAGCAGCTCTTAATGTTGTTAAAAGCTTAAACCTACCTATGCCTTTAGCTAAAGGCATAGGTAGATCCATAGTTCTGCAATTAAGAGAGCAAGGGATTAGTAGTAAGGCTGCTAGTTGGGCAATACAAAGGTGGACGCATAGTGATGTGTATCTGAATGCGGTTATCAACGGTAAACGTAGATTGAATTTGGATGGAACAGAAGCCGAATTAATCACTGATGCAGAAAGAGAATATTCACGTTCTATCCTTGAAGCGCGTAATTTAACGTAACGGCACTTAATACGAATTTAACGTAACACCCGTAAGCTGCATTGAGGAAAGGTCGCCACTGGCGGCCTTTTTTGTGTTGTGCTAAACTGTGCGTAATTACAATTGTATATACAGGTGTGTTATGGGAACCGTAAATATTAGAATTGATGATGATTTGAAATCTAGATCTTTTGAGGCTCTTGATGCTTTAGGTGTATCTCCGTCTGAGTTACTACGTCAAACACTTGAATATGTAGCTGTAAACCAGAAGCTGCCATTTAAAACGGTTTTGATTAATCAAGAAGATGAAGATTTAATTGCTTTAGTTCAATCTCGATTAAAATCACCACAAGCAGTAAAGGTTTCTTTGGATGACTTATGATATTGAGTTTGATCGAAGAGCGTTGAAAGAATGGAAAAAACTGGATAGCGAGATACAAAAGCAGTTCAAAAATAAATTATCTAAACTCCTAGAGAACCCTAGAGTTGAAGCTAATAAGTTAAGAGAACTACCTGATTGTTATAAGATCAAATTAAGAAAATCAGGATATCGATTAGTTTACCAAGTTAAAGATGAGCGAGTGGTTGTTTTCGTAGTCGCCATTGGGAAAAGAGATAAATCAAAAGCATACAATGATGCCTCTGTCAGAGTGTAATTTATCCAAAACTGCGTAGATTAAAGGTCGCCCTAGGCGGCCTTTTTTGTGACCGTATCTCGGGGGTTTAACATAACGTCCATAAGCTGTATTGATGAAAGGTCGCCCTAGTGGCGACCTTTTCTAATCCTTTAAACGCTTAAACGCTTCATCCCAATATTTTCTTATTGAATCTTTACTCACACGTTCATTGAGTGATTTATAAAGTTCATTCTTAGGATATCTTGAATTTATTATTCTGCGTTTATCTTGAGTATCTAAAGAGCTTATACCATCTAATAGCAATTTTATCGTTTCGTCAGCCCTTTTCTTGTTGGCTGAGTTTTGTTGTTCGCTGGCTTTTCTTGGTTTTTCATTGTTCGGTTTTACAACTTTAGGTGATAAATGTGGCTTTTTTGTGCGCACTTGTGCGCACTTGTCCCTATCCAATTTTTCTCTACACGCTTGTTTAACCCACGCGGAAAAAGGTATCAGTGATCCTTTTTTTTCATCTATTTCATTTATTAATTCATGTTCGAATCTGATATTTTTTTTTGATGACAATTTGTTTTTGTTGGTGTTTTTCATTTTATATAGCCAATAAATTAATTTATTAGAGAATAACTCAATAAATTAATAAGATCACTTGTGCGCACACTTTTGGTTTTTATGGATGTACATGTGCGCACATGTGTATATGTAAGAATGTGTACCTGTGCGCACATGTACTTCTTGTTGGTACTAATCTTAACCATTTGTTTTTTTGTTAAAATCGAAATGTTTTTTTAGGTGTGGGATCGTTGAGGTTTTTTTTATTTAGATTTATGATGTATATAGATGTGAAAAAAGGCAGCCTTGCAGGGCTGCCCAATTCGAAATACTTCTGCACCGAAGTCCTTTCAGTTTAACCACTCAAACGACCTCTATCAAGTATTTCTGCACTTTGTTTGGACTCAAGATGTTTTGGACAAAGCGACGCGCATCATCCACCGACCAAGGGACAGTCCGATAGGTGGAAGGTAAAGGCACTAATCATAACTTG from Vibrio casei encodes:
- a CDS encoding IS3 family transposase (programmed frameshift), with the translated sequence MTTKKTRIKHSPEFKAEALKLAERVGVAAAARQLSLHESQIYGWRKNSKKDTNTSQREQELAAEVAKLKRQLAEQAEELEIGKKGRHLLREKSKVNCYEFMLEHLMYFNIVRMAKVFGVSRSGFYYWVKHRHKASQREAVRQELDTKVKEAFDNSKGRDGSRRIQKELSESGDNHNVKTIAASMKRQDLTPKAARKFKCTTDSKHQMPVAPNLLAQNFNAAAPNEKWAGDITYVATSEGWLYLAVIIDLYSRQVIGWSMDTRMTATLVCDALSMALFRREFPEQVIVHSDRGSQYCSKDYRDLITVYNLKQSMSRKGNCWDNACVESFFHSMKVEAIQYEPIMTRDQMRQTIFEYIEVDYNRTRRHSALGYLSPVNFEQQNVA
- a CDS encoding Tn3 family transposase; this encodes MEQIKSNTSDLKPDVLSTDTHGVNHVNYALLDLCGYSFAPRYAQFTSVINDLFNVTESDDGNTHLALKKPIKMNVIEEGWQDIQRIVLSLQEKRTTQALLVRKLSGYPSRHPILQALTEYNRLIKAQYLLDYIDDASLRQYVQRALNRGEAWHFLRRAIASVNRDQFRGKNESEIVVWNECARLTANAIIYFNSMILSHLLLHFEEVGDEEKAAITRQVSPVAWQNINLSGTYQFASNRKLPDLQEITRPIVENEV
- the tnpA gene encoding IS200/IS605 family transposase, with translation MSVSEEFNKGRHSCYSLHLHLVFVTKYRRKVFGDLHLQSLEATFRELCLGFDAELKEFNGEPDHVHLLISTSPKTPSVAKLVNSLKATSSRRIRREFNDVAGAFGKNVLWSRSYFAGTCGGAPLTVIRQYIEQQDRPH
- a CDS encoding RNA-guided endonuclease InsQ/TnpB family protein; this encodes MLIRKAYKFRLEPTAAQAARLAVLCGHARFVWNQGLRYCVDKLESGEKIPSAFELNKLVTQWKKEEDLTWLKEAYTDNLQQKLKDLHGAWMRCFDKSLAADKPRFKKKGKNQDSIRFVNFNKYCELDGKRVKLPSKLGWLKFRKSQEVQGNIKNCTVSFKSGHWYISFQVEQDIDEPKHNTTSAVGIDMGVAKFITLSDGSHLKPLNAFRKHEKRLAIEQRKLSRKVKFSANWMKQKAKIQKLHTLIANCRKDYLHKASNQISKNHAMIAIEDLRVSNMSKSSKGNAEEHGKNVKAKSGLNKSILDQGWYEFRRQLEYKQLWNGGLVVAVPAQYTSQTCPCCSHVSRENRKTQAHFECVECGYINNADIVGALNILERGHRLLACGESALAT
- a CDS encoding ProQ/FINO family protein, whose translation is MPLAKGIGRSIVLQLREQGISSKAASWAIQRWTHSDVYLNAVINGKRRLNLDGTEAELITDAEREYSRSILEARNLT
- a CDS encoding type II toxin-antitoxin system RelB/DinJ family antitoxin, with product MGTVNIRIDDDLKSRSFEALDALGVSPSELLRQTLEYVAVNQKLPFKTVLINQEDEDLIALVQSRLKSPQAVKVSLDDL
- a CDS encoding type II toxin-antitoxin system RelE family toxin, with amino-acid sequence MTYDIEFDRRALKEWKKLDSEIQKQFKNKLSKLLENPRVEANKLRELPDCYKIKLRKSGYRLVYQVKDERVVVFVVAIGKRDKSKAYNDASVRV
- a CDS encoding DUF3950 domain-containing protein; protein product: MKNTNKNKLSSKKNIRFEHELINEIDEKKGSLIPFSAWVKQACREKLDRDKCAQVRTKKPHLSPKVVKPNNEKPRKASEQQNSANKKRADETIKLLLDGISSLDTQDKRRIINSRYPKNELYKSLNERVSKDSIRKYWDEAFKRLKD